In Allorhizobium pseudoryzae, the genomic window CGAGCGCGCCGGCATATTGCGGATGCGCCCGGTCCACCACATAGCCCAAGGCCTTCACCTGACGGCCGTCTTCCAGCGCTACCGGCAGATGCCGCTCCAGATAGACATGGGTGACAAGTTCCCGCTGGCGCAGATAGTCGAGCACCGCCTCGCGATCCGGAGGCGGCACGCGGAAGGCGACCCCGCGGCAGGAGCCGCCCCGGTCGAGCCCCAGCACGAGGCCGGGCCGATCCGGCGTTCCCCGATGAACGAAGGAGCGCACGCAGAGCGCCCGCCGATAGCCGAATGCCCGTGCCTGCATTCTCGCATCAAAGGCAAAACCCGGATTCCACATCAGGGAGCCGTAGCCAAACACCCAAAATTCGTCCATATCCCACGCCACACCGCATGCAATTCGAACGGGCACCATTGGAGAAGATCATGGCAGCGTCAAGCCGAAGCGGCATCAGCGGCAAGATTTGGGGCCTCGCGGCGGGGATCATCCTCGTCATCGCGGTCTATACAGCGGGCTGGTTCTATGCCGCATCGCTGCTGAAGGAAAAGACCCTCGCAATCCTCGGCGAACAGCAGCGCAACGGCGTGACCGCCGAATGCAGCGATGCCGACTACCGCGGCTTCCCCTTCCGGATCGGCCTGTTCTGCTCGAAGGTCGCGATCGACGACCGCGACAACGGTGTCGCCGTGACCTTCGGCGCGCTCCGCTCCGCCGCCCAGATCTACCAGCCGCGCCATATCGTCTGGGAACTGGATGGCCCGGCGGAAACCCGCACCAGCCACGGCTTCACCGCTTCCTCGCAATGGCAGAACCTGCAGTCGAGCCTGATCACCACTCTGGGCGGCGTCGAACGCAGTTCCACCGTCATCAAGGGGCTGCAGACCAACATCGTCTCGACCCAGACGCAGCAGACCATCAATCTGGCGGTGGCCGATACCGAAGCGCATCTGAGGCAGAACGGCGCGGATCTCGATGCTGCCATCACGCTGAAGGATATGGTTCTGACCTCTGCCGGCCTGCCGCAGACGCTGCCGAAGTTCACGGCGGTGGCCGATGTGACGCTGTCCGGCAAGGCGGCTATGCTCGCTGGGCAGGACGGCGGCAAAGGCCTCTATGGAACACAAGGCGAGATGCGCCAGGTGGGCATCGATCTCGGCAATGGCCAGCTTCTCTCCGTCAGTGGCCCCTTCTCGATCGACGACGAGGGCCGCATTTCTGGCAAGCTGAAGCTGCGCGTGGACAAGATCGCAGCCTGGCGGGATCAGTTGAAGGCAAACCTGCCGCAGGCTGCTCCCACCATCGACACGGCCTCCAAGATGCTCTCGGCCCTGACCGGCGGCGGCGACAGCGCCAGTCTCGACCTGACGCTGAACCGCGGCAAGGTGCTGGTCGGCGGCTTCATCGCGATCGGCGAGATCCCGCCGATCTGATCAGGGTTTCGGGTCCAGCGCGTGGCGGCCGAAGTCGGGTGCGTCCACGTCCTGGCCCGCCTGGACGATCGAGCGGCGAATGGTGCGGGTGCGCGAGAAGAGTTCGAACAGCTTGTCGCCCTCGCCCCAACGGATCGCCCGTTGCAGATAGGCGAGATCTTCCGAAAAGCGCGCCAGCATTTCGAGGATCGCGTCCTTGTTGTGCAGGCACACATCCCGCCACATGGTGGGGTCGGAGGCTGCAAGACGCGTGAAATCGCGGAAACCGGAGGCGGAATATTTGATGACTTCCGATTCCGTCACCGTCTCCAGGTCATCGGCCGTGCCGACGATATTGTAGGCGATGATGTGCGGCAGGTGGGAGACGATCGCCAGCACCTTGTCGTGGTGCTGCGGGTCCATCTCGTCCACGCGCGAGCCGAGCGCGATCCAGAAATCCTTGAGCTTGTCGAGGGCGGCCGCATCCGTCTCCGGCAGCGGCGTGAAAATGCACCAGCGGCCCTTGAACAGGCCGGCAAAGCCCGCATCCGGGCCGGATTTTTCCGTGCCCGCCAGCGGATGGCCGGGGATGAAGTGCACACCCTCCGGCACATGCGGCGCCATCTGCGCGATCACCGACGCCTTGGTCGACCCGACATCGGTGAGGATCGCGCCGGGCTTCAGGTTCGGCGCGATCTGCTCCGCTACCATGCCGGACGAACCGACCGGCACCGAAACGACGATGAGATCCGCCCCCTTCACCGCCTCGGCGGCAGATGTCTCGTACCGGTCGCCGAGCGACAGTTCCTCGGCCCGCTTCAGGGTCGCCTCGCTGCGGGTCGAAATCACCAGCTCGCGGGCAAGGCCAAGCGCCTTGATGTCGCGCGCGATGGACGATCCGATCAGGCCGATGCCGATCAGCGTGATGCGGTCGAACAGAAAATCCGTCATGCCTTGCCCATAAACTCGCCGAGAGCATCGATGACGCCGCGATTGGCCTCTTCCGGGCCAACCGTCATGCGCAGCGCGTTCGGGAAACCATAGCCCTTCACCGCCCGCAGGATATAGCCGCGGCTGGTCAGGAACTCATCCGCATCCGGCGCCCGCTTGCCATCGACATCCGGGAAGTGGATCAGAAGGAAGTTGGTGACGGACGGCGTGACCTTGAGGCCGAGCGTCGTAAAGGCATGCGTCAGCTTGTCGAGCCAGAGAGCGTTGTAGTCAATCGCCGTGCCGATGAAGGCCTGGTCGCGGATCGCAGCAGAACCGGCGGCAATCGCCGGTGCATTCAGGTTGAACGGACCACGCACGCGGTTCAGCGCGTCGAGGATATCGGCCGGGCCATACATCCAGCCGATGCGCAGGGCCGCGAGACCATAGACCTTGGAGAAGGTGCGCGTCATCACGACGTTCTGCGCGGAGGAGACCAGTTCGATGCCGGACTCGTAATCGTTCTCGCGCACATATTCCGCATAGGCCGCGTCGAGCACCAGGATGACGTTCTTCGGCAGGCCGGCATGCAGGCGGCGCACTTCGGCGGCCGGCACATAGGTGCCCGTCGGATTGCCCGGATTGGCGATGAAGACCATTTTCGTCTTCGGCGTCACGGCGGCCAGGATCGCATCGACATTCACCCGGCACTCGGTTTCCTTCACCGTCACCGGGGTCGCACCGGCGCCCATGATCTGGATCTTGTAGACGAGGAAACCGTGCTCGGTGATGATCGCCTCATCGCCGGCGCCGAGATAGACATGGCATAGCAGGCCGAGCAGTTCGTCAGAGCCGTTGCCGCAGAGAATGTTGGCCGCATTCAGCCGGTGGGTTTCGGCGATCGCTGCGCGCAGTTCGTTCGCCTGGCCGTCCGGATAGAGTTCGAGGTGGCCGGCCGACTGGCGGAAGGCATCGAGTGCCTTGGGGCTCGCCCCAAGCGGCGTCTCGTTGGAGGAGAGCTTGAAGACGCGCGCGACACCCGGCGCATGTTCCTTGCCCGGCACGTAAGCGGCAATATCCAGGATACCGGGGCGGGGAACGGGCTTCAGCTGTGCATTGTCCATGGGGCCAAGACCTTCAAAAAAGATGATCCTTCGCCTTAATCCCGCACACCGCTTTTGTCGAGCAGGAAGAGGGGATCGGCTTTCGTTCTCGTGGTCGGCACCCCTTGCGCGCCGAGCACCGGCACGAAGACGCGGCGCGAGGCCCGCGCAGCGACCGGAAGCCCCTGATAGAGCCGCTTCTGCGCCTCCAGCACCAGCACCCCGGAAAACGCGGGCCAGAGGCGTCGCCCGATCCGTTCAAACCCGTGGCGCAGTTTCAGCATGGCCCTCAGCTTGGACGGCGGGAAGAACAGGGCTTCCGCGCTGGCGGCGGGGGTAAAATTGGTTTCCCGCAACAGATTGGTCAGCTGCCGGCGCGAATAGGGCCGCCCGGAGCCGAACGGCGTGTGCTCCATGCGGGCCCAGACGCCACGCCGGTTCGGCACGACGATGATCAGCCGCCCGCCCGGCGCCAGCACGCGCCACAGCTCCTTCAGCGACTCACGCGGGTTTTCGGTGAATTCCAGCGAATGCACCATCAGCACGCGATCGATCGAACTGTCCGGCAGCGGCAGTTCCTCCTCGAAGACCAGCGCCGTCGATGACAGTTCCCCCACTGGCCAGTTCACCGCCCCCTGCCCCGCCGGCATGAAGGCGAAGGTGCGCTCGGTGTCGGCGCGAAAGCGGTCGAGATAGGGAATGGCATAACCGAGCCCCACCAGCCGTTCCTCCGGCAGGCGCGTCCAGAGAGACGACAAGGCCATGGCGATCGATTGTTCGGCGAAGTGGCCGAGCGGCGAGTGATAGAATTCGCGGAGATCGACGATATCGGCGTGCATGGCGCGAACCTATCAAAGGGTGGTTGGACTTCAAGTCCGGGACCTCTACATTGTGGTGACTGACCGCAAGCACAATGGATTATTGCCATGAAAACCCTGGCCATCGACGTTTTCCCCTGTCGCAGCGACAATTTCGGCGTCCTGCTGCACGACCCGGACAGCGGCCTCACCGCCTCGATCGACGCTCCGGAAGAGGCTCCGATCGTTGCTGCAGCAGAGGCACGCGGCTGGAGGATCACCCACATTTTCACGACGCATCATCACACCGACCACGTGGACGCCAACCTGGCGCTGAAGGAGCGCTACGGCTGCGAGATCATCGGCCCGGTCAACGAGGCCGTGGCGATCCCCGGCCTTGACCGCACCGTGGCAGACGGCGACGAATTCCTCTTCGGCGAGCATCCGGTGCGGGTTTACGAAACGCCCGGCCACACGGCAGGCCATGTCTGCTACAGCTTTCCGGAAGACAAGCTGCTGTTTGCCGCCGATACGCTGTTTGCGCTCGGTTGCGGCCGGCTGTTCGAGCGGCCCGCCGCCGACATGTGGCACTCGCTGCAGAAGCTCTGCGTGCTGCCGGACGAAACGGCGATCTATTTCGGCCACGAATACACGCTGTCGAATGCCCGCTTCGCGATCACCATCGATCCGGACAACGAGGTGCTGCAGCGCCGCCTGCGCCAGATCGAGGAATTGCGGGCCGAGGGCAAATTCACCATCCCGACCATGATGGGGCTGGAGAAGGAAACCAATCCCTTCCTGCGCGTGGCCGATCCGGCCATCCGCCGCAACCTGCTGCTGGAAGGCGCCAGCAACGAAGAGGTGTTTGCCGAAATCCGCAAGCGCAAGGACAATTTCAAGTGACCGCCGACGAGATCATCACCACGCTTGCCATGCAGCCGCACCCGGAAGGCGGCTGGTACACGGAAACCTTTCGCGATGAAAACGGCGGAACGCGCGGCCATTCCACGGCGATCTACTACCTGCTGAAGGCCGGCGAGCGCTCACACTGGCATCGCGTGAAAGATGCTGCGGAGGTCTGGCATTTCTATGCGGGCGGGCCCCTGAAGCTGCGGCTTGCCAAGGACGGCGAGACGGCACGCGAGGAAATTCTCGGCCTCGATCTGGCCAAGGGCGAACGGCCGCAGGTCGTGGTGGTGGCGGATGAATGGCAGTCAGCCGAGCCGCTCGGCACCTTTACCCTGGTCGGCTGCACCGTGGCGCCCGGTTTCGACTTCGAAAAGTTCGAGATGGCCCCGCCCGGCTGGGAACCGGGCACCTGAATTATTCCGCCGGCGCGGGTTCCCTCTTGCGCCGGCCGAAGATCATGTCCCTGGCCGCCAGCACCGCGCCGCCGGTGATCAGCAGGCAGGCGAGCGCGATCCTGAAGCTCGGTTCAGCAAACCCGAAGAGGACGAGGATCAGCGTCGAGAGAAGCGGCGCCGCATAGCTCGCCGCACCAAGGATCTGGATGTCACCCGTCTTCACCCCGTAATCCCAGGCATAGAAGGCCGCCCCCACCGGCAGCAGGCCGAGACCGACGATCGCCAGCCACTCGCTGCCATGCACCGGCCAGACGGTGGTTTCCAGCGCCAGGTGGCAGAGGAGCGACAGGAGCGAGGTGGCGAGGCAGAAGCCGGTGACGACATCGGTCGAGACCGCTTCGAAGCGCCGCGTCAGCAGCGAATAGCCGGACCAGGTGAAGGCGCAGAGGAAGGCCGCGCCATAGCCGACGAGATAGGTGCCCTCGAACGAAATGCCGGCACGCGAGACGATGGCGACCGTGCCCGCCAAACCGGACAACGCGCCGGCCAGATGATACCAGCGCAGCCGCTCGCCCGGCAGAAGCGCCGAACCGACGACGATGAACAGCGGCCAGAGATAGGCGATCAGCCCGGCCTCCACCGCCGGCGCGTTGCGCAGCGCCGTGAAATACAGAAAATGATAGCCGAACAGCCCGCCAATGCCGGTGAGCCAGACCTTGCCCGGCTGGCGCAATAGCTTCAACCGCTCCGGCCGCAGGGCGAGAAGCACGATTCCAGGAAGGCTGCCGATCGCAAAGGTGATCGCCGACAACTGGAAGGGCGGCATGGTGCCGGAGGCTGCCGTCATCAGCGCCAGCAGCGACCACATCAGGATGGCCGTAAAGCCGATCAGCGTTCCCTTGATCTTCACACTCGCCCCCTTCGGGGCAGCCGTGCGCGCCCCTCTTACCCGCCGTATTTCACCGCCGTCACATAGACGTCCCCGACCTTGGTCGGAATGCGGGCATAGACCGGAGCATATACATTGACGCCGTCTGCCTTGGCAAACCAGACTTCCATGCGCGCCTGTTTGAGGAACTCGATATCGCTGCGGCCCTTGCGATAGCCCGATTTCGGCATGTAGCGGACTTCGCAGATGGTCACGTCACCCTTGTAGCCATCGGTGGAGATGGTCTTCTTGCCCTTCGGTGTCAGGACCAGATCCATGCGGGATTCGCCGTCGTAGATCGGCAGGCGGCTCGGGCAGATCTGCGCACCCTCCGGAAACACCATGCCGGAAAGTGGATCGAGCACCGATTGCAGATCGCCATCCGACACCGGCACCCAGGTCGGCGGGCGCGAGCCGGGCTCCGGCTTGATGGTCGAGGAGACCACATCGCCGTTCCGGTAGGCGATGTCGTAGACCCGCGTTTTCTTGCCCTGCGTATAAACCAGCGAATAGGCGTCCGCCTGCAGCCGCCGGCCACGGATCGTGCCCTTGACGCTGGTATCGGCGGAAATCCGCGTGAAGAGGTTGACGAGGCCGGACGAACGGAAAGCTCCTGAGATCGTGTAGGAGCGCCCGTCGAACTCGCTGGCAAACGAGGCCCTGGCGATCGGCAAAAGGCCGAGCGACACGTTGTATTCGCTGACATGGCGGGTGCCGGCCGTTACCGCCGGCGTGGCGGACAGGCCGGTCGCGGCCACCGCGAGAAGAACAAGGGAGCGGCTCCGCTGGAGCATGGGCGTTTCCTGAAAGCGGGTTGGGTGTGCTTGTTATAGATCGGCAACTATGGCAACAAAATAGCGATTGCGCCGGAGCATGCGGTGGAATTCGGCCGTCGGATGCAGGTTCGACTTGACGGACGCGGCCCCACTGACTATAGAACCGCAACTTTCCATACAGGACCAGTTGGATCGGCTGGGCGGGCTTTGCCCGAATCCCCGTTCAATTGCAAAGAAGAACAAAGGTGTACCCATGTCCCGTAAGTGCGAATTGACCGGCAAGGGCGTCCAGTCGGGCAACAACGTCTCTCACGCCAACAACAAGACCAAGCGCCGGTTCCTTCCGAACCTGTGCGACGTCACGCTGATCTCCGACGCGCTCGGCCAGCGTTTCCGTCTTCGCGTGTCTGCTCATGCCCTGCGCTCGGTTGAGCATCGCGGTGGCCTTGATGCGTTCCTGCTGAAGGCAAGCGAAAACGAACTGTCGATGCGCGCGCGTCTGCTGCGTCGCCAGATCGCCAAGAAGACCACAGAAGCCGCGTAATCAGCGCCTTCTGACCGATCACTGGTTTCAGACAGGGCTTGACGGTCTTCCGTTCAAGCCTTTTCTGTTGCCGAATTTTCTCCAGCTGGTGGCATCACCCAGGGTAAAAAAATGCAGTATCTGCGCGCGACTTCCCTTTACGTTCTCCTGATGACGCTCGTCGTCGTCGCCTCGAATTTCCTCGTCCAGTTCCCCGTCCTCGGCAGCCTCTTCGGCATCCAGCTGAGCGATCTCTTGACCTGGGGCGCCTTCATCTATCCGGCCGCCTTCCTGGTGACCGACCTCACCAACCGCCAGTTCGGGCCGCAGATTGCCCGCCGCGTGGTGCTGGCGGGTTTCGTCGTTGGCGTGGCGATCTCCTACTACACCTCGATGCCGCGCATCGCGATGGCCTCCGGCACGGCCTATCTGGTGGGCCAGCTTCTCGACATCTCCGTCTTCAACCGCCTGCGCCGCCAGACCTGGTGGCAGGCGCCGCTTGCCGGTTCGCTGTTCGGCTCGATGCTCGATACGGTGCTGTTCTTTTCGCTGTCCTTTGCGCCGGCCTTTGCCTTCCTCGGCGCCAATGACGATTTTGCCATTAGCCAGGCGCCGATCCTCGGCGTGTTTGCGCTGGAAGCGCCGCGCTGGATTTCCTGGGCGATCGGCGATTTCGTCGTGAAGCTCCTGGTCGGCCTCTTGATGCTTCTGCCCTATGGCGCGCTGATGAGCGTCATCAAGCCGATGCCGCCGGCGAAGGCCGCCTGAGCGGATCACTCCACCAGGCGGAATTCCAGCATCACGTTCCGCTGCAGGATCGAGTGATTGTCATCCGAGACAAGCAGGATATGCGGGCGCCCATCGGCGCCCGTTATCACGTCGATCCCTTCCATATTGTCGATCTGGAAGCCAATATCGGCCTCCAGCAGCACCGGCCCATCGATCAGCGCGCCTGGCCGGAGAGTTTCGCCGGCAATGCGGCGGATGCGCATGCCCACCCCGCCGATGAAGCTGAAGCGGCGCTCCAGCAGCAGGAGATCGCCGGACGGCAGGAAGGCGCCATCGGTCACGTCCCAGGGCTCGTTGCGTTTCACCTTGAACTGGCCCTTCAGCGGCCCTTCCAGAATGGCCGCGAACAGGTTGCCGTCGCGGTCCACGCTCCGTTCGGCAATCGTCAGCGCGGCCCCCTTCAGCGGGCTGCCCGAGGGCGCCACCGCCACCGTCTCCAGGCTGCCATTGCCGCGCAACTCGCGCAGCGGAATCAGGATCGGCAGGCTGGCCTTCGGTTTCGCGGTCTCAAAACCCGGATCAGGATAGGCATCGACGCGGTGCGTGCGCTCATAGCTCACCAGCACCTCGCCCTCACGCAGCGCCACCCCTTCCGCATCCATATCGCCTTTGTAGCGCGGTTCTGCGCCACGGGCGTCCAGCATGGGTGAGATGACGACATCCGAAAGACCGGAGAGCCTGCCTTCGCCATTGCGGGTGATCGCACCGGTCAGCCAGTGGCCGGTATCCAGCACGGCGACGAAATGCTCTCCGTCTGGGCGGAAGCGAAAGCTGGAGATGGAACCCAGCAGATCCTGGCTAGAGGTGAATTCGATACCGCCCAGGAATTCGAAAGCGCCGAAGCGGGTATCATTCGAGCCGGACTTGAAGGTGGCGATTGGCTTCGCCTGAACCGGCGCGTCAAGCGACGCTGCTAGGACAAGCGGGCCGCCGCAGATCGTCGTCGCCAGAAGCAGCGCTGCAAAAAGATGTCTCGTCGCCATCCCGCGCCGGTCAGCCCGCACGCCGCAGACGGCCACGGGCTCCGGCCTTTTCGTCGAAGAGCGAGGCGAGCTGCTCGGTCATCGCACCCGCCAGCTCGTCCGCATCGACGATGGTGACGGCGCGGCGGTAATAACGGGTGACGTCGTGGCCAATGCCGATGGCAAGAAGCTCGACGGGCGAGCGGTTCTCGATCTGGTCGATGACGGCGCGCAGGTGGCGCTCGAGATAGTTGCCCGGATTGACCGAGAGCGTGGAATCATCGACCGGCGCACCATCGGAGATCATCATCAGGATCTTGCGCTGCTCGCGGCGGCCGATCAGGCGGTTATGCGCCCACATCAGCGCTTCGCCGTCGATGTTTTCCTTCAGCAGGCCCTCGCGCATCATCAGGCCGAGATTGCGACGCGAACGACGCCAGGGCGCATCCGCCGCCTTGTAGACGATGTGGCGCAGGTCGTTGAGGCGGCCGGGCGTCGGCGGCTTGCCGTTCGCCAGCCACTGTTCGCGGCTCTGGCCGCCCTTCCAGGCCTTGGTGGTGAAGCCGAGGATTTCCACCTTGACGCCGCAACGCTCCAGCGTGCGAGCAAGAATATCGGCGCAGGTGGCCGCCACCGTGATCGGGCGTCCGCGCATCGAGCCGGAATTGTCGATGACGAGAGAGACGACCGTATCGCGGAACTGCGTGTCGCGTTCGCGCTTGAAGGAGAGCGGCTGCATCGGGTCGATCACCAGGCGCACCAGGCGGGCGGGATCGAGATAGCCTTCTTCCAGGTCGAAATCCCAGGAGCGGTTCTGCTGCGCCATCAGGCGGCGCTGCAGGCGGTTTGCCAGACGCCCGACGGCGCCCTGGAGATGCGAGAGCTGCTTGTCGAGAAAGGCGCGCAGGCGTTCCAGTTCCGCCTCGTCGCAGAGTTCCTCGGCGGTGACCTCCTCGTCGAAGGCTTCCGTGAAGATGTGATAATCGACCTTCTCGTTGAAATCGTCGAAGGGCAGGTTCGGGCGCTTGGTCTCGCCGGGCGTTTCGGACTGGTCGTCATCCTCGTCCGACATGTCGTCGTCGGAGATTTCCGCGCCGTCCATCTCGCCGTCGTCGAGCTGCTCTTCCGCAGCCTGGCTTTCTTCAGCTGGAGCCGCATCGGAGCCCGCATCTTCCTCGACCTCTTCGTTCTCGGTCTCGTTGCTGCGCGGCTGCTCCTCGTCGTTCTCGTTCTCCATGTCCTCCGGCTGGTTTTCCTCGTCGCCGTAATCCTCCGCCATCTGCATGGAGGAGAGCATGTGGCGAACGAGCTTGCCGAAGGCCTGCTGGTCATCGACGACGCCTCTCAGGCTGTCGAGATCCTTGCCCACCTTCTCCTCGAAGAAGGGGCGCCAGAGGTCGAGAACCTTGCCGGCGCTCGCCGGCGGCCTGGTGCCGGTCAGCTTTTCGCGCACCAGCATGGCCATGGCCTCGCCGATCGGCGCATCTTCCTGGCGGTCAACGCCGGTGAAGTTGGCCTTCGAATACTTCTCGGCATTCATGCTGTTGAGGTTGGAGGCGACGCCCGCCATGCGCAGTGCGCCAAGCGATTCGACACGCGCCTGCTCGACGGCATCGAACACGGTGCGCGCATCGGTGCCCTGCGGCGACATGGTCGCATGGACATTGGTATCGTGGCAGGCAAGCCGAAGCGCCATGGAATCGCCGAGCCCGCGGGTCACCGCAAGCTCGTGCGCCGTCGGACGCTTGGAGATCTCCGGCAGGCGGATGCGATCACCCGCCATGCCCGGCCGCTCGTTGGCGAAGGAAACTTCCACCTCGCCGTTGCCGGCAATCGAACGCACGCAGCCGGTGATGGCCCGGCGCAACGGCTCGGTATCCACCGGTCCGCCTGTCTTTGCCTTCGAATTATCGCCGCGGCCTGCCATTATCTTTACCTTGTCTGCCGTTCCTGCTCAGTCACGCTCCGAGAACGATGTTCGCAGCGCTTTCCTTCAGTTCCACGCCAAAGGCCCGCTGATACTGCTCGGCCACCAGCGTCCGCTCCAACTCATCGCACTTGTTGAGGAAGGTGATGCGGAAGGCGAAGGCCACGTCGCCGAAGATTTCGGCATTTTCCGCCCAGGTGATGACGGTACGCGGGCTCATCACGGTCGAGAGATCGCCGTTGATGAAGGCCGACCGCGTCATGTCGGCAACGCGCACCATCTTGGACACGGTTTCGCGGCCCTGCGCGGTGGCGCCAAAGCTCTTCACCTTGGCGGCGACGATATCGACTTCCTTCTCGTGCGGCAGGTAGTTCAGCGTCGTCACGATCGACCAGCGGTCCATCTGTGCCTGGTTGATCTGCTGCGTGCCGTGATAGAGGCCGGTCGTATCGCCGAGGCCGACGGTGTTCGCGGTCGCGAAAATACGGAAGGCCGGGTGAGGACGGATGACACGGCTCTGGTCGAGCAGCGTCAGGCGACCAGAGCTTTCCAGCACGCGCTGGATGACGAACATCACGTCCGGACGACCGGCATCGTATTCGTCGAAAACGAGCGCGACATTGTGCTGGTAGGCCCAGGGCAGGATGCCGTCCTTGAATTCGGTGACCTGCTTGCCATCCTTGAGCACGATCGCGTCCTTGCCGACGAGATCGATACGGCTGACATGGCTGTCGAGGTTGATGCGCACGCACGGCCAGTTGAGGCGCGCCGCCACCTGCTCGATATGCGTCGATTTGCCCGTGCCGTGGAAGCCGGAGACCATCACGCGGCGGTTGTGCGCGAAGCCCGCCAGGATCGCGAGCGTCGTGTCGCGATCAAACAGATAGTCGGGGTCGAGGTCCGGAACGTAAGGGTCGCCATTGCTGTAGGCCGGAACCCGAAGATCCGTATCAATGCCGAAGACGTCCCGGACCGAGACCGTCGTGTCCGGGAGGTTGGAAATATCAAGATCGATTTTGCTCATCACCACTCCACGCCGCACCGGGAAACGGTCCGGCCGCAATCATTCGCTGCCATGTTGCCTTGCACCAGAACGGCTTAGCAGAAACCGGACTGCTTTAACAATTGGTAGGCTTGCACGACAGCCCGAAAACGTTCCTCCGAGCCGCGATCGCCGCCATTCGCGTCCGGATGGTGCTTCTTCACCAGTTCCTTGTAGCGGCTCTTGATTTCTGGCGCGGTTGCGCCCGCCGTCAAGCCCATTGTGTCGAAGGCCTTGGCCTCCAGCGTCTTTAATTTTCGCACCGCCGGCTGCGCCGTGCGGCCGCCCATGTGCCCCTCGCGCACGAAACCGAACGGATCCTTGACCCGCTGGTAGCTCTGGGCGGAGCCGGAGCGCATCGTCGCATGGATGGGCGCATCCTTCGCCGCCTTGTTGACGCCGACCGTCCAGGTGGGGCGATGGCCGGTGATCGCCTCCTTCTGGTAACGCGCGATCTCGTTGTCCGAGAGGCCGGAGAAGTAGTTGTAGCCCTTGTTGTATTCCTTGACGTGCTCGAAGCAGAACAGGAAGAACTGGCCTTCGGCGTTGCGACCCACGGGAGCGCGATGCGCGCCCGGCTTGTCGCACCCGTCCCACTGGCAGGTCGGCGCCTGCGGCACCGATTCCTGCTCCCGTTTCCGGCGCGTCCGGATGCGATCGAAGTATTTGGAATCCAGTTTCATGTGAGCCCATTATGGGGTGCCGCCAAGGGCAGGAC contains:
- a CDS encoding cupin domain-containing protein, encoding MTADEIITTLAMQPHPEGGWYTETFRDENGGTRGHSTAIYYLLKAGERSHWHRVKDAAEVWHFYAGGPLKLRLAKDGETAREEILGLDLAKGERPQVVVVADEWQSAEPLGTFTLVGCTVAPGFDFEKFEMAPPGWEPGT
- a CDS encoding DUF3108 domain-containing protein → MLQRSRSLVLLAVAATGLSATPAVTAGTRHVSEYNVSLGLLPIARASFASEFDGRSYTISGAFRSSGLVNLFTRISADTSVKGTIRGRRLQADAYSLVYTQGKKTRVYDIAYRNGDVVSSTIKPEPGSRPPTWVPVSDGDLQSVLDPLSGMVFPEGAQICPSRLPIYDGESRMDLVLTPKGKKTISTDGYKGDVTICEVRYMPKSGYRKGRSDIEFLKQARMEVWFAKADGVNVYAPVYARIPTKVGDVYVTAVKYGG
- a CDS encoding prephenate/arogenate dehydrogenase family protein: MTDFLFDRITLIGIGLIGSSIARDIKALGLARELVISTRSEATLKRAEELSLGDRYETSAAEAVKGADLIVVSVPVGSSGMVAEQIAPNLKPGAILTDVGSTKASVIAQMAPHVPEGVHFIPGHPLAGTEKSGPDAGFAGLFKGRWCIFTPLPETDAAALDKLKDFWIALGSRVDEMDPQHHDKVLAIVSHLPHIIAYNIVGTADDLETVTESEVIKYSASGFRDFTRLAASDPTMWRDVCLHNKDAILEMLARFSEDLAYLQRAIRWGEGDKLFELFSRTRTIRRSIVQAGQDVDAPDFGRHALDPKP
- the hisC gene encoding histidinol-phosphate transaminase translates to MDNAQLKPVPRPGILDIAAYVPGKEHAPGVARVFKLSSNETPLGASPKALDAFRQSAGHLELYPDGQANELRAAIAETHRLNAANILCGNGSDELLGLLCHVYLGAGDEAIITEHGFLVYKIQIMGAGATPVTVKETECRVNVDAILAAVTPKTKMVFIANPGNPTGTYVPAAEVRRLHAGLPKNVILVLDAAYAEYVRENDYESGIELVSSAQNVVMTRTFSKVYGLAALRIGWMYGPADILDALNRVRGPFNLNAPAIAAGSAAIRDQAFIGTAIDYNALWLDKLTHAFTTLGLKVTPSVTNFLLIHFPDVDGKRAPDADEFLTSRGYILRAVKGYGFPNALRMTVGPEEANRGVIDALGEFMGKA
- a CDS encoding DUF2125 domain-containing protein, producing the protein MAASSRSGISGKIWGLAAGIILVIAVYTAGWFYAASLLKEKTLAILGEQQRNGVTAECSDADYRGFPFRIGLFCSKVAIDDRDNGVAVTFGALRSAAQIYQPRHIVWELDGPAETRTSHGFTASSQWQNLQSSLITTLGGVERSSTVIKGLQTNIVSTQTQQTINLAVADTEAHLRQNGADLDAAITLKDMVLTSAGLPQTLPKFTAVADVTLSGKAAMLAGQDGGKGLYGTQGEMRQVGIDLGNGQLLSVSGPFSIDDEGRISGKLKLRVDKIAAWRDQLKANLPQAAPTIDTASKMLSALTGGGDSASLDLTLNRGKVLVGGFIAIGEIPPI
- the yddG gene encoding aromatic amino acid exporter YddG, encoding MKIKGTLIGFTAILMWSLLALMTAASGTMPPFQLSAITFAIGSLPGIVLLALRPERLKLLRQPGKVWLTGIGGLFGYHFLYFTALRNAPAVEAGLIAYLWPLFIVVGSALLPGERLRWYHLAGALSGLAGTVAIVSRAGISFEGTYLVGYGAAFLCAFTWSGYSLLTRRFEAVSTDVVTGFCLATSLLSLLCHLALETTVWPVHGSEWLAIVGLGLLPVGAAFYAWDYGVKTGDIQILGAASYAAPLLSTLILVLFGFAEPSFRIALACLLITGGAVLAARDMIFGRRKREPAPAE
- a CDS encoding gamma-glutamylcyclotransferase; the encoded protein is MDEFWVFGYGSLMWNPGFAFDARMQARAFGYRRALCVRSFVHRGTPDRPGLVLGLDRGGSCRGVAFRVPPPDREAVLDYLRQRELVTHVYLERHLPVALEDGRQVKALGYVVDRAHPQYAGALDVEEAARIVHASVGKSGPNHAYVANTVAHMHEMGIRDAWLEGVAQTVASLQGQAGA
- the gloB gene encoding hydroxyacylglutathione hydrolase — encoded protein: MKTLAIDVFPCRSDNFGVLLHDPDSGLTASIDAPEEAPIVAAAEARGWRITHIFTTHHHTDHVDANLALKERYGCEIIGPVNEAVAIPGLDRTVADGDEFLFGEHPVRVYETPGHTAGHVCYSFPEDKLLFAADTLFALGCGRLFERPAADMWHSLQKLCVLPDETAIYFGHEYTLSNARFAITIDPDNEVLQRRLRQIEELRAEGKFTIPTMMGLEKETNPFLRVADPAIRRNLLLEGASNEEVFAEIRKRKDNFK
- a CDS encoding class I SAM-dependent methyltransferase translates to MHADIVDLREFYHSPLGHFAEQSIAMALSSLWTRLPEERLVGLGYAIPYLDRFRADTERTFAFMPAGQGAVNWPVGELSSTALVFEEELPLPDSSIDRVLMVHSLEFTENPRESLKELWRVLAPGGRLIIVVPNRRGVWARMEHTPFGSGRPYSRRQLTNLLRETNFTPAASAEALFFPPSKLRAMLKLRHGFERIGRRLWPAFSGVLVLEAQKRLYQGLPVAARASRRVFVPVLGAQGVPTTRTKADPLFLLDKSGVRD